Proteins from a genomic interval of Granulicella sp. L56:
- a CDS encoding efflux RND transporter periplasmic adaptor subunit, with the protein MSAKKIVLIVVGVLVLAGIVVGTILHGQANVTKVATGKAVRQDLVSIVNGTGQIKPKTYVNVGATSFGRITHLNVKEGDHVKKGTVLATVESVQPEATVAAQQATIASSRTDVSSYIAAEKTASANIEESNADLEQKQLDYGRAKALYQDKLIAKQDYDSKKAAYDMAVATLAQRQAAYAQALAQTDSQRGHVNQAVASQRANFDALDKTISRAPFDGLVTNVPVREGETVVVGIQNAEGSTMMTLADMSVITAEVKVDETDIVNVALGQPADVTVDALPGKIFKGHVTQVGDQALLRTTGIATSQSTTGTEEAKDFKVVVTLDHPSDDLRPGLSATAKITTANKPNALTIPIQALVERNVAEEKALAANAGKPAKTVAAATTAAPGDAKPVQGVYILQPERKKLRVVFVPVTTGITGATDIEVLNGLKAGDEIVTGRYKVLRTLKSGTVVKRDNTPETTTSTDQS; encoded by the coding sequence ATGAGCGCGAAAAAGATTGTTCTAATCGTCGTCGGCGTCCTGGTACTGGCAGGCATCGTCGTAGGCACTATTCTCCATGGGCAGGCCAATGTAACCAAGGTTGCGACGGGCAAAGCGGTGCGCCAGGACCTCGTCTCGATCGTCAATGGCACCGGGCAGATCAAGCCAAAGACTTATGTCAACGTCGGCGCCACCTCCTTTGGACGCATCACGCACCTGAACGTCAAGGAAGGCGACCACGTTAAGAAGGGCACCGTCTTGGCCACGGTCGAGAGCGTTCAGCCGGAGGCGACCGTCGCCGCCCAGCAGGCGACCATTGCGTCGAGCCGCACCGACGTCAGCAGCTACATCGCCGCCGAGAAGACTGCCAGCGCGAACATCGAGGAGTCCAATGCCGATCTGGAGCAGAAGCAACTGGACTATGGCCGCGCCAAGGCGCTGTATCAGGACAAGCTGATCGCGAAGCAGGACTATGACAGCAAAAAGGCGGCCTACGATATGGCCGTTGCGACGCTGGCCCAGCGGCAGGCAGCGTATGCCCAGGCTCTGGCACAGACGGACTCACAACGAGGACATGTGAACCAGGCTGTAGCCAGCCAGCGCGCCAACTTTGATGCGTTGGACAAGACGATCAGCCGCGCCCCGTTCGATGGCCTCGTGACCAACGTTCCGGTGCGCGAGGGAGAGACGGTCGTCGTCGGTATTCAGAATGCCGAAGGCTCGACAATGATGACGCTGGCCGATATGTCGGTCATCACCGCCGAGGTCAAGGTGGACGAGACTGACATCGTCAACGTTGCGTTGGGGCAGCCGGCTGACGTCACCGTCGATGCCCTGCCGGGAAAGATCTTCAAAGGGCATGTCACCCAGGTTGGCGATCAGGCCCTGCTGCGGACCACCGGCATCGCCACCAGTCAGAGCACGACCGGAACGGAAGAGGCCAAGGACTTTAAAGTCGTCGTCACGCTCGATCACCCCTCCGACGATCTTCGCCCCGGACTTTCGGCCACGGCCAAGATCACCACGGCGAACAAGCCCAACGCACTCACCATTCCCATTCAGGCATTGGTCGAGCGCAACGTTGCCGAGGAAAAAGCTTTAGCCGCCAATGCGGGTAAGCCTGCAAAGACGGTTGCTGCCGCGACCACCGCCGCCCCTGGCGACGCCAAGCCGGTTCAGGGCGTCTATATCCTGCAGCCGGAGCGCAAGAAGCTTCGCGTCGTCTTTGTGCCGGTCACGACAGGCATCACAGGAGCTACCGATATCGAGGTGCTCAACGGGCTGAAGGCAGGAGACGAGATTGTGACAGGGCGCTACAAGGTCCTGAGAACCCTCAAGAGCGGTACGGTCGTCAAACGAGACAACACTCCCGAGACGACAACCTCGACCGACCAATCGTAG
- a CDS encoding ABC transporter ATP-binding protein — MAIETAVDTTLSNASGPRAGDVIVTDNLWKTYEMGDQQVNALRGVNLRIRHNEYVAIMGPSGSGKSTLMNLIGCLDSPSQGKYWLNGHDVSELNDDELARIRNKEIGFVFQTFNLLARATSLHNVELPLIYNGTPAAERLERAKSVLESVGLGERMMHKPNELSGGQRQRVAIARALVNKPSIILADEPTGNLDSKTGDEIMALFDDLHAQGNTIVLVTHEPDIAEFAHRVVTIRDGVIASDHISSRISNKGSKSANISV, encoded by the coding sequence ATGGCCATCGAAACCGCAGTCGATACAACCTTGAGTAACGCCTCCGGCCCACGCGCCGGTGATGTGATCGTGACGGACAATCTCTGGAAGACCTACGAGATGGGCGATCAGCAGGTGAACGCCCTGCGCGGGGTCAACCTGCGCATCCGGCACAATGAATACGTCGCCATCATGGGCCCTTCCGGCTCGGGCAAATCGACGCTGATGAACCTGATCGGCTGCCTCGACTCACCATCGCAGGGCAAGTACTGGTTGAACGGCCACGATGTCTCCGAGTTGAACGACGACGAACTGGCGCGTATTCGCAATAAAGAGATCGGCTTCGTCTTTCAGACGTTCAATCTGCTGGCGCGAGCGACCTCGCTGCACAATGTCGAGCTGCCTCTGATCTACAACGGCACCCCGGCGGCGGAACGCCTTGAACGAGCCAAAAGCGTGCTGGAGTCGGTCGGCCTCGGCGAGCGCATGATGCACAAGCCCAATGAACTCTCAGGCGGCCAGCGGCAGCGCGTCGCTATCGCCCGCGCGCTGGTCAACAAACCGTCGATCATCCTCGCCGACGAGCCGACAGGAAATCTCGATTCCAAAACAGGAGACGAGATCATGGCTCTCTTCGACGACCTGCACGCACAAGGCAACACGATTGTGCTGGTCACCCACGAGCCGGACATCGCCGAGTTTGCGCATCGCGTGGTCACAATTCGCGACGGAGTCATCGCCAGTGACCATATCTCCTCCCGTATCAGCAACAAGGGTAGCAAATCAGCCAATATTAGCGTCTGA